TGCTCCTGCAAGGCTCAGAACAGCGTATCGACGATGCGGATCAACGCCGGCCCGAGGAGCACGATGAAGATGGTCGGGAAGATGAACAGCACCAGAGGAAAGAGCATCTTCACGGGCGCGCGGAGCGACTGCTCCTGCGCGCGCTGGCGGCGCTGCAGGCGCATCTCCTCCGCCTGCAGGCGCAGCACGCGGGTCAGCGAAGCACCCAGCCGCTCCGCCTGGAGAATCGCCGCCACCACGTTGCGCACCTCGGGAAGGGCCACCCGCTCCGCCAGCTGGCCGAGCGCATCCTCGCGGCTCG
This window of the Clostridia bacterium genome carries:
- a CDS encoding type II secretion system F family protein, with the translated sequence GLGLDGALGKVASKFTGPVAQEFEAYLKATRVGASREDALGQLAERVALPEVRNVVAAILQAERLGASLTRVLRLQAEEMRLQRRQRAQEQSLRAPVKMLFPLVLFIFPTIFIVLLGPALIRIVDTLF